The Prevotella herbatica genome contains the following window.
TCCTTGGCTCCCATTACAGTCTTAATCTCGTTAAGTTCTTCTACTGAATAGAACTTATCAATGCTACTCTTTATGCTACCGTCAGAGTTATATTTAATAAATACAAGTCCTTTTGCACCAACCTGAGGTTTCTTTACGAAATCAGTAAGTTCGTTCAACTGCTTACGACTATAGTCAGCACAACCGGGAACACAAATACCACCAATATATTTAGCTTCATTGAAAACAGAGAAGTCACCCTTTCCTGTAAAAGCATCCTTAAGTTCTACAAATTCCATTCCAAATCTGATATCAGGCTTGTCACTACCATAACGACGCATAGCATCATGCCAAGTCATCTGTTCTAGTTTTGGAATTTCAACACCACGGATTTCCTTAAACAAATTACGGGCCATTTCCTCAAACAAGTTGATAACATCATCTTGATCAACAAAGCTCATTTCACAGTCAATCTGTGTAAACTCTGGTTGACGATCAGCACGTAAGTCCTCGTCACGGAAACACTTTGCAATTTGGAAATAACGATCAAAACCAGCAACCATTAAAAGCTGTTTCAATGTCTGTGGACTTTGTGGAAGAGCATAGAACTGTCCTGGGTTCATACGACTAGGAACAACAAAGTCGCGAGCTCCCTCAGGAGTACTACCTATAAGAATAGGAGTCTCAACCTCCATAAAATTCTGGCTGTCCAAGAAATTACGTATAAGGATTGTCATACGATGGCGCAATTCCATGTTCTTACGTACAACTGCACGTCTAAGATCAAGATAACGATATCTCATTCGAATATCATCACCACCATCTGTATTATCTTCTATAGTAAAAGGAGGGGTCAGACTTGGTGAAAGCACATTTAATTCTTTAACAAGAATCTCTATATCACCAGTTTCTATCTTTGAGTTTTTACTCTGACGTTCACTGACAACACCTTTGATTTGAATGCAATATTCACGACCCAATTTGTTAGCTTCATCACAAAGAGTTTTATTATCTGTCTCGTTAAAAACTAACTGAGTTATACCATATCGATCACGTAGATCGACAAATGTCATACCACCCATTTTTCTTGAGCGCTGCACCCAACCGGCAAGAGTAACATCCTTGCCAGTGTCAGAGAGTCTTAGCTCTCCACATGTGTTACTTCTATACATAATATGTATGTTTATTATTCTTTTCTGACTTGCAAAGTTACAATTTTTTTATGGTATTACATAATATTAATATATCGTTTTACTATAAAAAGATGTTAACACGCCATTGGATGACATTATAACAGACAAATGAAGCTATAAAATGTGACAAACATACTAATATATAAAAAGAATAGCTTGGATAATGTCATTATTTTTTGTAATTTAGCAAACAATTAACAGATGTAACTATTTTACGATGAAAAAAACACTCTTATTGATACTTTTCCTTTCAACATTTGTCAGCAATATCAATGCGCAACAGATGCAAGCGCGCCTTGACCATTATTCAACAACAGATGGCCTTACCAGTAATTCCATCAGCGATATCATACAAGACAAATTCGGTTATATATGGATTGCAACTTGGAATGGTTTAAGTAGATTTGATGGATATAATTTTCAAAACTACGCTACAGGCAAAGCTAGCGGTATAAAGAATCTACACAACAGAATACTTGATTTGCAAACAGACCTTCAAGGAAATATATGGATGATTATGTATGACAACAGAGTATTTGTACTCAATCGCCATACAGATTGCATAACGAATGCGTTTAAGGGGATTGAAGATTGCGATAACATGAAAATATACGATACACTAACCGAAAATAAATATAAAATCAGCAATGCTTCAACAATGTCACCAGATGGTAATGTATATATTATAATACCCAAGAAAGGAATTTATCAAATTTATGTCAAAAGAAGTGTACATTCTATCAAAAAAATTATTGATGACAGAAAACAAATTTACAACATGACATGTGATGCAGACGGCAACTTATGGCTTGGGACAAGAAAAGGGCTGATTATGGTTGACAAAAGAACAGGCAGAACAATTGGTAAATTAATGGTTCCAGGTGAACATTACAACACGATGGGATTTGTAGGCTCAGACTTATATCTAGGTACTCAAAGCGGTAAAATAATAATACGTGATACTAAAAAATGTAAAAGCAGATATCTTGATATTAAGAATACAGACCACTCTCCTATTACGGCTCTGCATGTTGACTCTAAAGGACTAGTATGGTTTACCACTAACAAACAAGGAATATCAATGCTTAACACTAAAACAAAAGAAGTAAAAGCCTTTACACAGAAAGTAAACATACCGGAGAATGACATAAATGGATGCACTATTTTTGAAACTGGCGATGTTTTATGGGCAAGAATGAATCATGGAGGCTTTGGAGTATACGACAGAGTAACTGGACAGATGAATTATTTCTATAACAGTCCAAAAGACACTTGGAATCTGAGCAATACCGTAACTACATATATGGCATTGAACGAAGGAGTGGTATGGATGTCAACTATAAGACGCGGACTAGAGAAGCTGTCTATTGTTAACAAAAGGATTAAACTTGTGGTTCCAATACCTGAAAGTAACAAATACGGCATTAATGAAATAAGAGCTATTATTTATGACAAAAAATCTAATCGAATACTTATTTCTAACAAAGCAGGTGAAGTATACAAACTACGAAGTGAAGATTTGAATCTTGCGAGTAAAGCTCCTATCTTTAAGATAAGAGGCAGAATATATGGTATGATGGAAGACCATCTTGGTAATATATGGATAAGTACTAAGGGAAATGGGCTATATATACTTAAATATGGACAAAGTTCGCCTATAAAAGTAAATTATCCTTTCACATCTCAAAATATATACAATACGAAAGAAGACAAGTATGGCAATATATGGCTTGCTACATATAACGGAGGCGTAAATGTACTAAAGAACAATGGTAATGGGCATTATACGCTTATTACCCCCAAGTACATAAAAGGCTATGGCAAAGACCAATTCTTAAAAGTTAGAACGATTGAAATCGATAATGAAGGTGTTGTCTGGGCCGGAACTTCTGATGGAATAATACTTCTTAAATTTAATAATTCAAAAAAGGCCTTTGAAGCTTACACGTTGAAACAAACAAAAAACACAGATGAACAAATGGCTAACAATGATATTGTTGAGATTAAAAAATCACCAAATGGAGATATGTGGATAGCCACAAACGGAGGAGGTCTAATAAAATCTATAGGTAAGGACAAAGAAAACAGATGGCGGTTTCAGAACTTTGGACTTTCAAACGGTTTGCCAAGTGAAGAACTACGCGGAATAACCTTTACAAAAGAAGGACAAGTATGGTTTTCATGTGACCAAATAATCTGTTCATACGATCCACAAAAACAATTGTTCACAACATTCTCCATCCAAGATGGTGTTGGAGATATAGCATGTTCTGAATGCTCAGCTTACACGTTGCCCGATAACAGAATGTTGTTTGGTACTTTAAATGGATACTATATTGTCAACAAGAAGTTGCTAACTACGACAAGTGGTTCTGACTTTAAACTTGCAATAACAGACTTTTACGTTAATGATAAATTGATGACTCCACGCAGTAGTAAAACTTATGATTATTATATACCTGATAGTGCCGAAGTGGAATTGCCATCACGTTCAAGTGTATTTGCAATAAAATTTGCATCGCTGAATTATCAGTTACAACATCGTGTTCACTACATGTACATGCTTGAGAATTATGATGACCAATGGATAAATGCCAACGACACAAGAACAGTAAGTTATAGTGATATACCTGCTGGTGAATACACTTTTAGGGTAAAGGCTTTTCTGCTTGAAAACCCGAACAAATATGACGAACGAAAGATAAAAATAATTGTTCCTCCGTATGCTTTTGTGTCAACAACTGCATTATGGGTATATCTGATTTTATTCATTGTAGGCTTGTTAGGTGCCATATTATGGAGAAAGAATATAAACGATAATGCAACAAACAATATGAGGGTATTGAAAGTTGGCCCTGAAAAAATTGCATTTCAGAATAATGAAGATTTTAATTTTGTAAAGAGTCTACAAGACTGGCTAGAATTGCACTATGCAGATCCCAACATAAAGATTGGAGATATTGTACACAAAACTAATATGTCTCGCACGGCTTTTTATACTCAACTAAAGACGTTGACGGGCATGTCACCGAAAGAGTTCGTTAGCGAATTCAGATTGAAGAAAGCATGTATGTATCTAGAAAATGACTCCTGCACTATTGCTGAAGTTGCATATCGCACAGGATTCAATGATCCAGTATATTTCACTCGTTTATTTAAACAGAAAAAAGGAAAAACTCCTACTCAATTTAGGGAAAATAAAATGAATGAAAAAGAATGAAAGGCAGCTCGCTTTTCATTCTTCTAACTCAAAATTGTGAACCGGGCGAATTTAAGAAGAAGCATTTTTGTTCCTGTATTTTTGAAACTTACTGTAGCTTTAAGATTTTCACCCTCTCCTTCCAATTTATCAACTGTACCGACACCAAACCTCTGATGCTCAATAACACTACCTATATGCAGACCTTTAGGAAGTTCCATTGGCTTAACTGTAGGCTCAATTTGTTTTTTCAATGGCTGCAGAGTCGTCCGCTGAATATTATCTTCGGCATTTTGTGGTTTATTTGATATACTTCTGAAAGTATCTATCTTACGAGTCTGCCTTGGGCGTTCAAATATGTTAAGTCCACCAAAATCTGAACTTTCATCTTCAACATCAATGTATTTTGGATCAATATCTTTCAAAAACCTACTAGGAGTATCAAATTCCATCTTACCATATCTCCACCTATTTTTAGCACTTGTAAGAATGCAATGCTTTTCTGCACGAGTTATTGCCACGTAAAACAATCTGCGCTCCTCTTCAAGTTCCCTCATGCTAGTAAGACTCATCTGACTTGGAAAAATATTTTCTTCCATTCCAACGATGAATACAGTCGGGAATTCAAGTCCTTTTGCTGCATGAATAGTCATCAAACTAACACGACTACCTTCTCCGTCATCACTATCCAAATCTGTAAGAAGAGCAACTTCCTGTATAAAATCTATCAGTCCGAGATGTTCCACATCGCCTTCTTCCATTCGTATATCTACGAAATCTTTAAGTCCATTGGCAAATTCAGATAAGTTTTCCTGACGAGAAAGACTTTCAGGATCTTTAGAACCGAATATATCGGCATGCATTCCACTTTGTTGTATAATATCAATACCAAGATCTGAGGCATTATCTATACTCAAGCGAGCTATAAAACCATTTATCAGTTCTGCAAAGTTTGAAAGTTTCGTTATCGCTCCGTTATTCACAGAAAGTCCATACTTAACAGGATGACAAATAACTTCCCAAAAACTAATTGCATTTTGCTGTGCACATGATGCAATTTTTGTTATTGTTGTGTTTCCTATTCCCCTTGCAGGATAATTGATAATTCTCTTTATTGCTTCCTCATCATCTGGATTTACAATAACACGAAAATAAGCCAGAATATCTTTTATCTCCTTTCGCTGATAAAAGCTCAGTCCACCAAATATACGATAAGGTATTCCCTGTTTACGCATTTCTTCCTCAAAGCTTCTGCTTTGCGAATTAGTACGATACAATATAGCGATATCACTATATTCACAACAGTCATTACGTTTAATTCGTTTAATGTCTCGGCAGACTACGGCAGCTTCTTCCTTATCACTGTAAACAGGCTTATAAAGTAATTTTTCGCCTTCTTCATTATCGCTGAACACATCTTTATGAATCTGGCGTTGATTATGACTTATAAGACTATTTGCAGCCTGAACTATTCGCTGTGTTGAACGATAATTCTGTTCTAGTTTAAATAATTTACTTTCAGGATATATCTTCTGGAAATCAAGTATATTATCTATATTAGCTCCACGAAATCCATAAATACTCTGTGCATCATCCCCTACAACGCAAACATGTCTATTATCTTGTGTAAGTTGCTGCACAATACATTGCTGGACATAGTTCGTATCCTGATACTCGTCTACAAGAACATACTTAAAACGCTCTGAATATTTTTTTCTTATATCCTCATGTTCCTTAAACAATCGCCAAGTCATTACAAGTAGATCGTCAAAATCCATTGCGTTAGCATTTTGGCAACGCTGTTGATAAGCCAAGTATATTTTATAAATTTCAGGTTGTTTTGAATTTCTGTCACGTTCTAGCACTTCTCTATCATTAGCATATTGTTCAGCCATCACTAAATGATTTTTAGCCATGCTAATATGCGAATGAACGCTTGCTGGTTTATATGTCTTATCATCCAACCCCATTTCTTTTACAATACTCTTTATGAGCGATCTACTATCAGCTTCGTCATATATTGTAAAAGCAGAATTATATCCAATCTTTTCAGCTTCAAAGCGCAATATACGTGAGAAGATGCTATGAAAAGTTCCCATATACAAACTACGAGCTCTCTCAAGCCCAACAAGTCCGCCGATACGAATTTTCATCTCTGCAGCTGCCTTATTTGTAAAGGTCAAAGCCAATATATTCCATGGCGTATAGTTCAAGTCATCAAGCAGATAAGCTATCTTATATGTCAACACACGTGTTTTACCTGATCCTGCGCCGGCTATCACCAGCTGCGGACCAGAACAAAATTCCACTGCGGCACGCTGTCCGCTATTTAATTCATCAAGGAGCATTATATAAATATAGAAACTTTTTTATCTAGAGTAAACACCACCGGCGGAAGTTGAAGGATTATAGTCCTCACCCTCTTTAGGAAAACTTGGAATAAACCTCATGCTACTCAATATTTGTCTTTGGCGTTTACGCATGTAACGTCCAGGATTCTTACTGCTGAACTTACGAGGATTAGGCAATGTCGCTGCAATAAGCGCACAATCAGAACGACTCAGATCCTCTGCCTTTTTACCGAAATTATATTCAGCAACTGCATCTGCGCCATATATACCATCCCCCATCTCAATAGAATTAAGATATACTTCCATTATGCGCTGCTTGCTCCATAATAATTCTGTAAGGGCTGTGAAATAAACTTCAAATCCCTTGCGCACCCATGAACGACCTGGCCACAAAAATACATTTTTAGCAGTTTGTTGACTAATAGTACTTGCTCCCAATTTGCGTTTTCCTCCCTGAATATTTCTTTTAGCAGCTTTTTCAATAGCATCATAATCAAAACCATGATGCAACAAGAAGCGTTGATCTTCACTAGCCATTACAGCAACAGGAAGATGATCAGATATCTCATCAATCGGAACCCAATGGTGATGAAGCGTAATACTCTGACCTTCGGCTACTTGCTGAAAACATCTGATAAACATTAAGGGCGTGAAATAAACGGGAATAAAACGAAGCACAACTACAGCCAAAATGGTTGAAGCAAAAAACAAGGATACTCCCCATCTAACGATTTTCCAGACTTTAGTTTTCATTTACTAAAAAAATAGGGGCACACCAAAACAGTATGCTCCCCAATATTAAAATTTGTTTAACTTAATTTATTCTGAAAGAGTTCCGTTATTTGCTGCGTTTACCATGGCAGGACTAGCATACAGATAAACTTCGACTCTACGGTTTTGCTGACGTCCAGCAGCAGTTGTATTGTCAGCAACAGGAGAAGAACTTCCCTTACCTTCTACTTTCTGGAACTGATAAGGTGATACACCACAGCTCTTAAGATAATTTACAACACTCTGTGCACGACTATTACTCAATGGAATATTGATACCATCATTACCTGTGTTATCAGTATGACCATAGATATCTACATGACAATCTGAATTATTCTTTAAAACAGAAGAAAATTTAGAAAGGTCATTCTTTGAACCTGAATTCAAAATTGCTTTGTTTGTTGCAAACAGAATACCACTATCAAATGTTACCTTAACAGCCTTCAGACCGTTAGCATCCGTAACCTCTTCAACCTTTGCATTATTAACCTTTGCAGCCTCAGCAGCAACTTTATCCATATGATGTCCTATAACAGCACCAGTACCTGCGCCTACGGCACCCCCGATAGCGGCACCTACAGCAGCATTACCTGCTATCTTTCCAATGATTGCACCTAAAACAGTACCACCACCTGCTCCAATGAGAGCACCTGTGCCTTGTTTTGTAGCGCAACTAAAAACTGTTAGGAAACAAAGTCCTAATGTGGCGATCTTTATTTTTTTCATAATCACTAATAA
Protein-coding sequences here:
- the aspS gene encoding aspartate--tRNA ligase gives rise to the protein MYRSNTCGELRLSDTGKDVTLAGWVQRSRKMGGMTFVDLRDRYGITQLVFNETDNKTLCDEANKLGREYCIQIKGVVSERQSKNSKIETGDIEILVKELNVLSPSLTPPFTIEDNTDGGDDIRMRYRYLDLRRAVVRKNMELRHRMTILIRNFLDSQNFMEVETPILIGSTPEGARDFVVPSRMNPGQFYALPQSPQTLKQLLMVAGFDRYFQIAKCFRDEDLRADRQPEFTQIDCEMSFVDQDDVINLFEEMARNLFKEIRGVEIPKLEQMTWHDAMRRYGSDKPDIRFGMEFVELKDAFTGKGDFSVFNEAKYIGGICVPGCADYSRKQLNELTDFVKKPQVGAKGLVFIKYNSDGSIKSSIDKFYSVEELNEIKTVMGAKDGDLVLILSGDNANKTRVQLCSLRLEMGDLLGLKDKNVFKCLWIVDFPLFEWSEEEQRLMATHHPFTMPNPDDIPLLDEHPEQVRAKAYDFVCNGIEVGGGSLRIHDTKLQERMFEVLGFTPERAEAQFGFLMNAFKYGAPPHAGLAFGLDRFVSILAGLDSIRDCIAFPKNNSGRDVMLDAPGEVDAKQLDELQIKLDLKA
- a CDS encoding AraC family transcriptional regulator — protein: MKKTLLLILFLSTFVSNINAQQMQARLDHYSTTDGLTSNSISDIIQDKFGYIWIATWNGLSRFDGYNFQNYATGKASGIKNLHNRILDLQTDLQGNIWMIMYDNRVFVLNRHTDCITNAFKGIEDCDNMKIYDTLTENKYKISNASTMSPDGNVYIIIPKKGIYQIYVKRSVHSIKKIIDDRKQIYNMTCDADGNLWLGTRKGLIMVDKRTGRTIGKLMVPGEHYNTMGFVGSDLYLGTQSGKIIIRDTKKCKSRYLDIKNTDHSPITALHVDSKGLVWFTTNKQGISMLNTKTKEVKAFTQKVNIPENDINGCTIFETGDVLWARMNHGGFGVYDRVTGQMNYFYNSPKDTWNLSNTVTTYMALNEGVVWMSTIRRGLEKLSIVNKRIKLVVPIPESNKYGINEIRAIIYDKKSNRILISNKAGEVYKLRSEDLNLASKAPIFKIRGRIYGMMEDHLGNIWISTKGNGLYILKYGQSSPIKVNYPFTSQNIYNTKEDKYGNIWLATYNGGVNVLKNNGNGHYTLITPKYIKGYGKDQFLKVRTIEIDNEGVVWAGTSDGIILLKFNNSKKAFEAYTLKQTKNTDEQMANNDIVEIKKSPNGDMWIATNGGGLIKSIGKDKENRWRFQNFGLSNGLPSEELRGITFTKEGQVWFSCDQIICSYDPQKQLFTTFSIQDGVGDIACSECSAYTLPDNRMLFGTLNGYYIVNKKLLTTTSGSDFKLAITDFYVNDKLMTPRSSKTYDYYIPDSAEVELPSRSSVFAIKFASLNYQLQHRVHYMYMLENYDDQWINANDTRTVSYSDIPAGEYTFRVKAFLLENPNKYDERKIKIIVPPYAFVSTTALWVYLILFIVGLLGAILWRKNINDNATNNMRVLKVGPEKIAFQNNEDFNFVKSLQDWLELHYADPNIKIGDIVHKTNMSRTAFYTQLKTLTGMSPKEFVSEFRLKKACMYLENDSCTIAEVAYRTGFNDPVYFTRLFKQKKGKTPTQFRENKMNEKE
- a CDS encoding ATP-dependent helicase; this encodes MLLDELNSGQRAAVEFCSGPQLVIAGAGSGKTRVLTYKIAYLLDDLNYTPWNILALTFTNKAAAEMKIRIGGLVGLERARSLYMGTFHSIFSRILRFEAEKIGYNSAFTIYDEADSRSLIKSIVKEMGLDDKTYKPASVHSHISMAKNHLVMAEQYANDREVLERDRNSKQPEIYKIYLAYQQRCQNANAMDFDDLLVMTWRLFKEHEDIRKKYSERFKYVLVDEYQDTNYVQQCIVQQLTQDNRHVCVVGDDAQSIYGFRGANIDNILDFQKIYPESKLFKLEQNYRSTQRIVQAANSLISHNQRQIHKDVFSDNEEGEKLLYKPVYSDKEEAAVVCRDIKRIKRNDCCEYSDIAILYRTNSQSRSFEEEMRKQGIPYRIFGGLSFYQRKEIKDILAYFRVIVNPDDEEAIKRIINYPARGIGNTTITKIASCAQQNAISFWEVICHPVKYGLSVNNGAITKLSNFAELINGFIARLSIDNASDLGIDIIQQSGMHADIFGSKDPESLSRQENLSEFANGLKDFVDIRMEEGDVEHLGLIDFIQEVALLTDLDSDDGEGSRVSLMTIHAAKGLEFPTVFIVGMEENIFPSQMSLTSMRELEEERRLFYVAITRAEKHCILTSAKNRWRYGKMEFDTPSRFLKDIDPKYIDVEDESSDFGGLNIFERPRQTRKIDTFRSISNKPQNAEDNIQRTTLQPLKKQIEPTVKPMELPKGLHIGSVIEHQRFGVGTVDKLEGEGENLKATVSFKNTGTKMLLLKFARFTILS
- the mtgA gene encoding monofunctional biosynthetic peptidoglycan transglycosylase — encoded protein: MKTKVWKIVRWGVSLFFASTILAVVVLRFIPVYFTPLMFIRCFQQVAEGQSITLHHHWVPIDEISDHLPVAVMASEDQRFLLHHGFDYDAIEKAAKRNIQGGKRKLGASTISQQTAKNVFLWPGRSWVRKGFEVYFTALTELLWSKQRIMEVYLNSIEMGDGIYGADAVAEYNFGKKAEDLSRSDCALIAATLPNPRKFSSKNPGRYMRKRQRQILSSMRFIPSFPKEGEDYNPSTSAGGVYSR
- a CDS encoding OmpA family protein, translating into MKKIKIATLGLCFLTVFSCATKQGTGALIGAGGGTVLGAIIGKIAGNAAVGAAIGGAVGAGTGAVIGHHMDKVAAEAAKVNNAKVEEVTDANGLKAVKVTFDSGILFATNKAILNSGSKNDLSKFSSVLKNNSDCHVDIYGHTDNTGNDGINIPLSNSRAQSVVNYLKSCGVSPYQFQKVEGKGSSSPVADNTTAAGRQQNRRVEVYLYASPAMVNAANNGTLSE